GGTGGACGGCGTCTATGTCCCTGATGAATTGAACACGATGAATCACCTGTTGCGGGATTTTCGTACCGGGGACATCAAGAAGATGGATCCCCATCTGTTCGACATCCTGTATACCCTGCAGCAGAAGCTGGAAAAGAAGGGTGTGTTCCACGTGATCTCGGGCTACCGCTCGCCGGCCACCAATGCCGCCCTGCACAAGCGCAGTAACGGCGTGGCGACCCACAGCCTGCACATGAAGGGCAAGGCGATCGATATCCGTCTTCCAGGGGTCGAGTTGAGCCACCTTCGCAAGGCGGCCCTGAATCTTCATCGTGGCGGTGTTG
This sequence is a window from Acidiferrobacteraceae bacterium. Protein-coding genes within it:
- a CDS encoding DUF882 domain-containing protein; amino-acid sequence: MTTRRDFLKYSAAAAASLAAPAALAAVPKPQGEREIRFYNIHTGEHLSATYWVDGVYVPDELNTMNHLLRDFRTGDIKKMDPHLFDILYTLQQKLEKKGVFHVISGYRSPATNAALHKRSNGVATHSLHMKGKAIDIRLPGVELSHLRKAALNLHRGGV